A region from the Cryptosporangium arvum DSM 44712 genome encodes:
- a CDS encoding DUF3039 domain-containing protein, whose translation MGFAETLERPETRESTTDNAPEVFHYVKKNKIAESAVMGTMVQALCGEVFPVTKSPKPNSPVCPACKEIYESLPTGE comes from the coding sequence GTGGGATTCGCCGAGACGCTGGAGCGGCCGGAGACCCGTGAGAGCACGACAGACAACGCCCCCGAGGTCTTCCATTACGTGAAGAAGAACAAGATCGCCGAGAGCGCGGTCATGGGGACGATGGTCCAGGCGCTCTGTGGCGAGGTGTTCCCGGTGACGAAGTCTCCGAAGCCGAACTCGCCGGTGTGCCCGGCCTGCAAGGAGATCTACGAGTCGCTGCCCACCGGCGAGTGA
- the dut gene encoding dUTP diphosphatase: MPDLEVLVQLLDPELSPPAYARPGDAGADLVTAEDVRLGPGERALVRTGVAIALPEGYAGFVHPRSGLAARFGVSIVNAPGTVDAGYRGEIKVNLINLDPTETVTLTRGDRIAQLVVQRVERAEFRVASELPESVRGTGGHGSTGGHRGLVTAREE, encoded by the coding sequence TTGCCCGACCTAGAGGTTCTCGTCCAACTGCTCGACCCGGAGCTGTCCCCTCCGGCCTACGCCCGGCCGGGCGACGCCGGTGCCGATCTGGTCACGGCGGAGGACGTCCGGCTCGGCCCCGGCGAGCGCGCGCTGGTCCGAACGGGTGTGGCGATTGCGCTCCCCGAGGGCTACGCCGGATTCGTCCACCCGCGCTCCGGCCTGGCGGCGCGGTTCGGCGTTTCGATCGTCAACGCACCCGGTACCGTCGACGCTGGATACCGGGGTGAGATCAAGGTCAACCTGATCAACCTCGATCCGACCGAGACCGTGACACTCACGCGAGGCGACCGGATCGCCCAGCTCGTGGTGCAGCGCGTCGAGCGAGCCGAATTCCGGGTGGCGAGCGAGCTGCCCGAGTCGGTTCGCGGGACGGGCGGCCACGGCTCGACCGGTGGACATCGCGGCTTGGTCACCGCACGAGAGGAGTGA
- a CDS encoding DUF3710 domain-containing protein, translating to MFRRRRGRHAAAGREEDLEAGGTGSMAEDYGPGPWDAEAAPEDEVQRVDLGALLVPTLPDVELRVEADQNGQVASVVLTDGTSALELAAFAAPRTEGIWDEVREELQANIRGDDGVVEQEVGEFGPELRATVKAPDGSKQTLRFVGIDGPRWFLRATFTGAAAADVNAGPQLAESVRQTVVARGSDPMPVRDPLPLRLPREVVEQAANQD from the coding sequence GTGTTTCGACGTCGGCGTGGCCGGCATGCTGCGGCCGGCCGGGAGGAAGACCTGGAGGCCGGCGGCACCGGATCGATGGCAGAGGACTACGGGCCCGGCCCCTGGGACGCCGAGGCGGCGCCCGAGGACGAGGTTCAGCGCGTCGATCTGGGCGCGCTGCTCGTCCCGACGTTGCCGGACGTGGAGCTGCGGGTCGAAGCCGACCAGAACGGCCAGGTGGCGTCGGTCGTGCTGACCGACGGCACGAGCGCGCTGGAGCTGGCCGCCTTCGCCGCTCCGCGGACCGAGGGCATCTGGGACGAGGTGCGCGAGGAGCTGCAGGCGAACATCCGCGGTGACGACGGCGTCGTCGAACAGGAGGTCGGCGAGTTCGGCCCCGAGCTGCGGGCGACCGTGAAGGCGCCCGACGGCAGCAAGCAGACGCTGCGCTTCGTGGGGATCGACGGACCGCGGTGGTTCCTGCGGGCGACGTTCACCGGTGCGGCCGCCGCGGACGTGAACGCCGGGCCGCAGCTGGCCGAATCGGTGCGCCAGACCGTGGTGGCGCGGGGCTCCGACCCGATGCCGGTGCGCGACCCGCTGCCGTTGCGGTTGCCCCGCGAGGTCGTCGAGCAGGCGGCCAACCAGGACTGA
- the rsgA gene encoding GTPase RsgA, translating into MPAQRSFVPARVTDVDGPECGCLAPAGPVRAVARPGLAPVAGDWAVVSGTELVTVLPRQTVVRRGCGPDDVSGEVLAANADLVLIVQAFSPELTPSRTEKLLALATAGSARPVLVLSQIDRAPDGAAARSVLADLAVLAESCPGTPVLGLSTAPGYLGLQRLRTLVADSVTAVFGAPGCGKTSLVAALTGTVPAAAGGARLVPLPGGGALIDTPGCDPDAPDWLAERYLSRLRAAQRARWRAASVSRRRLRPLAGGA; encoded by the coding sequence GTGCCCGCCCAGCGGTCGTTCGTCCCGGCCCGGGTGACCGACGTCGACGGCCCGGAGTGCGGATGTCTGGCGCCGGCCGGGCCGGTCCGGGCCGTCGCACGACCGGGCCTGGCCCCGGTCGCCGGCGACTGGGCGGTGGTGTCGGGCACCGAGCTGGTCACGGTCCTGCCCCGCCAGACCGTCGTCCGGCGCGGCTGCGGTCCCGACGACGTCAGCGGCGAGGTGCTGGCCGCGAACGCCGACCTGGTCCTGATCGTCCAGGCCTTCTCTCCCGAGCTGACGCCGTCGCGCACCGAGAAGCTGCTCGCGCTGGCCACCGCCGGCTCGGCCAGGCCGGTACTGGTGCTCAGCCAGATCGACCGGGCACCCGACGGCGCGGCCGCGCGGTCGGTACTGGCCGACCTCGCGGTCCTGGCGGAGAGCTGCCCCGGTACCCCGGTCCTCGGACTCAGCACCGCACCGGGGTACCTCGGTCTGCAACGGCTACGCACGCTCGTCGCCGATTCCGTGACCGCCGTCTTCGGCGCGCCCGGCTGCGGCAAGACCAGCCTGGTCGCGGCGCTCACCGGCACCGTGCCCGCGGCGGCGGGGGGCGCCCGGCTGGTGCCACTGCCCGGAGGCGGAGCGCTCATCGACACCCCGGGCTGCGATCCGGACGCTCCCGACTGGCTCGCCGAGCGCTATCTGAGCCGTCTGCGGGCCGCACAGCGGGCGCGGTGGCGGGCGGCCTCGGTGTCCCGGCGCCGGCTCCGTCCGCTCGCCGGAGGCGCCTGA
- a CDS encoding DUF4193 domain-containing protein, translated as MATDYDAPRRTEESEIGEDSLEELKARRTDSQSGSVDVDEAEVAEGFELPGADLSGEELTVKVLPMQNDEFRCSQCFLVHHRSQLAEEKNGQYVCTECAA; from the coding sequence ATGGCCACCGACTACGACGCGCCACGTCGAACCGAGGAATCGGAGATCGGCGAGGACAGCCTCGAGGAGCTGAAGGCACGCCGGACGGATTCGCAGTCCGGCAGTGTGGACGTCGACGAGGCTGAAGTTGCCGAAGGCTTCGAGCTTCCGGGCGCTGACCTGTCCGGCGAAGAGCTCACCGTCAAGGTACTGCCGATGCAGAATGACGAGTTCCGCTGTTCGCAGTGCTTCCTCGTCCACCACCGCAGCCAGCTGGCCGAAGAGAAGAACGGCCAGTACGTCTGCACCGAATGCGCGGCCTGA
- a CDS encoding DUF3093 domain-containing protein yields the protein MGSATTITDTYRERWTVPWWGWVGAGAVAALLAAEIHLGHDGLRSWLPYVALIPLALLAVAALGRLTVVVTDEELHVDDAHVPRRFLLAAEALDAEERRDALGPELDPVAFVVHRPWVRGTVRVYLDDPDDPTPYWIFSSRRPQALLDALDLPLPAPDED from the coding sequence ATGGGCTCCGCGACGACGATCACCGACACGTACCGCGAGCGGTGGACCGTGCCGTGGTGGGGATGGGTGGGCGCGGGCGCGGTCGCGGCGCTGCTGGCGGCCGAGATCCATCTCGGGCACGACGGCCTGCGGTCCTGGTTGCCGTACGTGGCCCTGATCCCGCTCGCCCTGCTCGCGGTCGCGGCACTCGGACGCCTCACGGTCGTGGTGACCGACGAGGAACTCCACGTCGACGACGCGCACGTCCCCCGCCGCTTCCTGCTCGCCGCCGAGGCGCTGGACGCCGAGGAGCGCCGGGACGCGCTCGGCCCCGAACTCGACCCGGTCGCGTTCGTCGTCCACCGCCCCTGGGTGCGTGGCACGGTGCGGGTCTATCTGGACGACCCGGACGACCCGACGCCGTACTGGATCTTCTCGTCCCGGCGCCCGCAGGCACTGCTCGACGCGCTCGACCTGCCGCTCCCGGCCCCGGACGAGGACTAG
- a CDS encoding pseudouridine-5'-phosphate glycosidase: protein MTRKYGVRVDIEPPLGRYRIRIGAEVAEALGTGAPVVALESTIISHGLPRPRNLEVAAEIERTVRATGAVPATVGVIGGEIVVGLDEAQLRHLALTDGIAKASVRDLPVLAAKRLDGATTVASTAAAAAAVGIPVFATGGLGGVHRDASTTFDESADLGTLARTPIAVVCAGVKSILDVPATLERLESSGVTVLGYRTDRFPGFYLSDSGHPVGWRADDPGEIAETLRAARELTLGTGAVVVANPLPVDEQLDPALHDRVLAEGLAGLERNGITGKDVTPYLLAHFHSATEGQSLTVNTRIILRNAELAGLIAVAFAGTRTALA, encoded by the coding sequence ATCACCAGGAAGTACGGTGTTCGCGTGGACATCGAACCGCCGCTAGGGCGATACCGGATCCGAATCGGCGCCGAGGTCGCGGAGGCGCTGGGCACCGGAGCCCCGGTGGTGGCGCTGGAGAGCACGATCATCTCCCACGGGCTGCCCCGTCCACGCAACCTCGAGGTGGCCGCCGAGATCGAGCGCACGGTCCGGGCGACCGGCGCGGTACCGGCCACGGTCGGCGTCATCGGCGGCGAGATCGTCGTCGGCCTGGACGAGGCGCAGCTGCGCCACCTCGCGCTGACCGACGGCATCGCCAAGGCCAGCGTCCGCGACCTGCCGGTGCTGGCCGCGAAGCGGCTGGACGGGGCCACCACGGTGGCGAGCACCGCGGCGGCGGCGGCCGCGGTCGGTATCCCGGTCTTCGCGACCGGAGGGCTCGGGGGTGTGCACCGGGACGCGTCGACGACGTTCGACGAGTCGGCCGACCTGGGCACGCTGGCACGCACGCCGATCGCGGTGGTCTGCGCGGGCGTGAAGTCGATCCTCGACGTGCCGGCGACGCTGGAGCGGCTGGAATCCTCCGGGGTGACCGTGCTGGGCTACCGCACCGACCGGTTCCCCGGGTTCTATCTCTCCGACTCCGGCCACCCGGTGGGCTGGCGGGCCGACGACCCGGGCGAGATCGCCGAGACACTGCGCGCCGCCCGGGAGCTGACGCTCGGCACGGGCGCGGTCGTCGTCGCGAACCCGCTGCCGGTCGACGAGCAGCTCGACCCGGCACTGCACGACCGGGTACTCGCCGAGGGCCTGGCCGGGCTCGAACGGAACGGCATCACCGGCAAAGATGTGACCCCGTACCTGCTGGCACATTTCCACTCGGCCACCGAGGGGCAGAGCTTGACCGTCAACACACGCATCATCCTGCGCAACGCGGAACTGGCCGGCCTGATCGCCGTCGCGTTCGCCGGCACGCGGACCGCGCTCGCATGA
- a CDS encoding inositol monophosphatase family protein, protein MPVVEPTELLSLAVELVRKAAVGITEQRTAAVTSIETKSTPTDPVTAADRAAEQLVVDGLAAARPGDLVLGEEGGFRPVGPAAAPAAVRWLLDPIDGTVNFVYGIPAYAVSLAAEVDGVVVAGVVRNVVTGEEWTAVRGRGAWRGEVRLRGSAETTLAGALVGTGFGYAPERRREQAEVLLRLLPEIRDIRRIGSAALDLCAAAEGRLDAYFERGLNPWDRAAGGLIAEEAGLLVTGLRGEGPGEAMTLAAPPALHGPLHDLLAQDTA, encoded by the coding sequence ATGCCAGTAGTGGAACCCACCGAACTCCTGAGCCTCGCGGTCGAGCTGGTCCGGAAGGCCGCGGTCGGGATCACCGAGCAGCGCACAGCCGCGGTGACCTCGATCGAGACCAAATCGACGCCGACGGATCCGGTGACGGCGGCCGACCGGGCCGCCGAGCAGCTCGTGGTGGACGGTCTGGCCGCGGCGCGCCCCGGCGACCTGGTGCTCGGCGAGGAGGGCGGCTTCCGGCCGGTGGGTCCGGCGGCGGCCCCGGCCGCCGTGCGCTGGCTGCTGGACCCGATCGACGGCACGGTCAACTTCGTCTACGGGATCCCGGCGTACGCGGTGTCGCTGGCGGCCGAGGTGGACGGGGTCGTCGTCGCCGGTGTGGTGCGCAACGTCGTGACCGGTGAGGAGTGGACCGCGGTGCGCGGCCGGGGCGCCTGGCGCGGCGAGGTCCGGCTGCGCGGGTCGGCGGAGACGACGCTCGCCGGTGCGCTGGTGGGCACCGGGTTCGGGTACGCGCCGGAGCGCCGCCGGGAGCAGGCCGAGGTGCTGCTACGGCTGCTGCCGGAGATCCGCGACATCCGGCGGATCGGGTCGGCGGCGCTGGACCTGTGCGCGGCCGCCGAGGGACGCCTCGACGCCTACTTCGAGCGCGGCCTCAACCCCTGGGACCGCGCCGCCGGCGGCCTGATCGCCGAGGAGGCCGGCCTGCTCGTGACCGGCCTGCGCGGCGAGGGCCCGGGCGAGGCGATGACGCTGGCCGCGCCCCCGGCCCTGCACGGCCCGCTCCACGACCTGCTCGCCCAGGACACGGCCTAG
- a CDS encoding DUF7455 domain-containing protein, which yields MTPTLTPPPTEAPSAGERCDRCGAAAKVRAVLPGGGDLVFCGHHGAKYAPDLEKVAVQILKTED from the coding sequence ATGACCCCGACCCTGACCCCGCCGCCGACCGAGGCGCCGTCAGCTGGCGAGCGTTGCGACCGGTGCGGTGCGGCTGCCAAGGTCCGGGCAGTTCTGCCCGGCGGCGGAGACCTCGTCTTCTGCGGACATCACGGAGCCAAGTACGCCCCGGACCTCGAAAAGGTCGCCGTCCAGATTTTGAAAACAGAAGACTGA
- a CDS encoding DEAD/DEAH box helicase, whose protein sequence is MTANPVAASAGTVGGAAPPLRVWQRKALVEYLRKSPQDFLAVATPGAGKTTFALRIAAELLADRTVSQVTVVAPTEHLKTQWAQAAARVGIQLDPTYTSQGITSSDFHGIVVTYAQVGLYPDLHRRRCTTRPTLVILDEIHHAGDSRTWGDGVRTAFEPATRRLALTGTPFRSDANPIPFVEYEKDRNGLTRSRSDSSYGYADALRDQVVRPVLFLAYSGEAKWRTSAGEELSARLGEPLTAEQTGQAWRTALDPKGDWMPQVLRAADARLSVVRQHGMPDAGGLVIATDHAAAKAYSEILRRVTGKAPVVVLSDDGTASAKIAAFANSADRWMVAVRMVSEGVDIPRLAIGVYATSASTPLYFAQAIGRFVRARRAGETATVFLPSVPVLLGLAGEMEVQRDHVLDRPHREKLLDDDLVAAANKQEDEDTDDKPKFMALSSEAHLDQVIYDGASFGTGAAPGTAEEEEYLGLPGLLSSDQIATLLSKRQADQVAAQKKAAAARKSAGAPDVPEPEAVPSSTFVRRQTLRKQLNTLVAAQHHRTNRPHGQIHAELRRLCGGPPSAQATIEQLEERIATIQTWER, encoded by the coding sequence TTGACCGCGAACCCAGTGGCTGCGTCCGCCGGTACGGTCGGCGGAGCCGCTCCGCCACTTCGCGTCTGGCAGCGCAAAGCCCTCGTCGAATACCTGCGCAAGTCCCCGCAGGACTTCCTCGCGGTCGCCACCCCCGGCGCCGGCAAGACGACGTTCGCGCTCCGCATCGCGGCCGAACTGCTCGCCGACCGCACGGTCAGTCAGGTGACGGTCGTCGCCCCCACCGAGCACCTCAAGACGCAGTGGGCGCAGGCGGCGGCCCGGGTCGGTATCCAGCTCGACCCGACGTACACCTCGCAGGGCATCACCTCGTCGGACTTCCACGGCATCGTCGTGACGTACGCGCAGGTCGGCCTGTACCCCGATCTCCACCGCCGGCGCTGCACCACCCGCCCGACGCTGGTGATCCTGGACGAGATCCACCACGCCGGTGACTCGCGCACCTGGGGCGACGGGGTGCGCACGGCGTTCGAGCCCGCCACCCGGCGCCTCGCGCTCACCGGAACCCCGTTCCGGTCCGACGCGAACCCGATCCCGTTCGTCGAGTACGAGAAGGACCGCAACGGCCTCACCCGCTCGCGGTCGGACTCCAGCTACGGCTATGCCGACGCCCTGCGCGACCAGGTCGTGCGCCCGGTGCTGTTCCTGGCCTACTCCGGGGAGGCGAAGTGGCGCACCAGCGCGGGGGAGGAGCTCTCCGCCCGCCTGGGGGAGCCGCTGACGGCCGAACAGACCGGGCAGGCGTGGCGCACCGCGCTCGACCCCAAGGGCGACTGGATGCCCCAGGTGCTGCGCGCCGCCGACGCCCGGCTGAGCGTCGTCCGGCAGCACGGCATGCCTGACGCCGGTGGGCTGGTCATCGCCACCGACCACGCCGCCGCCAAGGCCTACTCCGAGATCCTGCGCCGGGTCACCGGCAAGGCCCCGGTCGTCGTGCTCTCCGACGACGGCACGGCGAGCGCCAAGATCGCCGCGTTCGCGAACTCCGCGGACCGCTGGATGGTCGCGGTGCGGATGGTGTCCGAGGGGGTCGACATCCCGCGGCTCGCGATCGGCGTCTATGCCACCAGCGCCAGCACGCCGCTGTACTTCGCGCAGGCGATCGGGCGCTTCGTCCGGGCCCGCCGCGCGGGGGAGACCGCCACGGTGTTCCTGCCGAGCGTGCCGGTGCTGCTGGGGCTGGCCGGCGAGATGGAGGTCCAGCGCGATCACGTGCTCGACCGGCCGCACCGGGAGAAGCTGCTCGACGACGACCTCGTCGCGGCCGCGAACAAGCAGGAGGACGAGGACACCGACGACAAGCCGAAGTTCATGGCGCTGTCCTCGGAGGCACACCTCGACCAGGTGATCTACGACGGGGCCTCGTTCGGCACCGGCGCGGCGCCCGGCACGGCCGAGGAGGAGGAGTACCTGGGTCTGCCCGGGCTGCTCTCCTCCGACCAGATCGCGACGTTGCTGTCGAAGCGCCAGGCCGACCAGGTCGCGGCGCAGAAGAAGGCGGCCGCCGCGCGGAAGTCCGCCGGCGCTCCGGACGTGCCCGAGCCCGAGGCTGTCCCGTCGTCGACGTTCGTGCGCAGGCAGACGCTACGCAAGCAGCTCAACACGCTGGTGGCCGCGCAGCACCACCGCACGAACCGGCCGCACGGCCAGATCCACGCCGAGCTCCGCCGCCTCTGCGGCGGCCCGCCGAGCGCCCAAGCCACGATCGAGCAACTCGAAGAGCGAATAGCCACCATTCAGACGTGGGAACGCTAG
- a CDS encoding LytR C-terminal domain-containing protein, producing the protein MSLARVRALTVIGVLALVAVITVVWAIVTDDQTGTTAIGCNTVQTDIPEPSAVKVRVYNGTDEAGLASKVANALKKRKFQIVTTGNDPQGEPVTQTAQIRYGPTGAGAAQLLQATVRGSVIVDDGREDGSVDVVIGIDFKDLTPEKDVPAELKTLDPPQPSTPAGC; encoded by the coding sequence GTGAGCCTGGCGCGAGTCAGGGCGCTGACGGTAATCGGGGTATTGGCGCTGGTCGCCGTCATCACCGTGGTGTGGGCGATCGTCACCGACGACCAGACCGGCACCACGGCGATCGGTTGCAACACCGTGCAGACCGACATCCCGGAGCCCTCAGCGGTGAAGGTGCGGGTCTACAACGGCACCGACGAGGCCGGGCTGGCGAGCAAGGTCGCGAACGCGCTCAAGAAGCGCAAGTTCCAGATCGTCACCACCGGCAACGACCCGCAGGGCGAGCCGGTCACCCAGACCGCCCAGATCCGCTACGGCCCCACCGGCGCCGGCGCCGCCCAGCTGCTCCAGGCCACCGTCCGCGGCAGCGTCATCGTCGACGACGGCCGCGAGGACGGCAGCGTGGACGTCGTGATCGGCATCGACTTCAAGGACCTCACGCCCGAGAAGGACGTACCGGCCGAGCTCAAGACCCTCGACCCGCCCCAGCCGTCGACGCCGGCCGGCTGCTAG
- a CDS encoding RNA polymerase sigma factor: protein MTDADRTPPRADIVRSLVDTLTARAGDTASLTSDEVARILGGAEVSPAQGKKILQGLSMAGVTVVVNGSADPRPARRRVAAARSATTPASKATTAKAARPAAAPAAATDAPAAAAAPKPGPTKRAPAKKAATPAAAKAAADGAPTAGPAKEGGLAVDEPVVLADGEEEEFAFDEEEEESEALKQARKDAELTASADSVRAYLKQIGKVALLNAEEEVDLAKRIEAGLYAAERMRQGEDRGEKMPHQLRRDLLWIIRDGERAKNHLLEANLRLVVSLAKRYTGRGMAFLDLIQEGNLGLIRAVEKFDYTKGYKFSTYATWWIRQAITRAMADQARTIRIPVHMVEVINKLGRIQRELLQDLGREPTPEELAKEMDITPEKVLEIQQYAREPISLDQTIGDEGDSQLGDFIEDSEAVVAVDAVSFTLLQDQLQSVLQTLSEREAGVVRLRFGLADGQPRTLDEIGQVYGVTRERIRQIESKTMSKLRHPSRSQVLRDYLD, encoded by the coding sequence GTGACAGACGCCGACCGCACCCCTCCGCGGGCCGACATCGTCCGTTCCCTCGTCGACACGCTGACAGCGCGGGCGGGTGATACCGCCTCCCTCACCTCCGACGAGGTGGCGCGGATCCTCGGTGGTGCGGAGGTGTCACCCGCTCAAGGAAAGAAGATCTTGCAGGGCCTGTCTATGGCGGGCGTCACCGTGGTCGTGAACGGCTCGGCCGACCCCCGCCCGGCCCGTCGGCGAGTAGCCGCCGCCCGCTCGGCCACCACGCCGGCGTCGAAGGCGACGACCGCCAAGGCGGCGCGTCCCGCCGCGGCCCCCGCCGCCGCGACCGACGCTCCGGCCGCCGCCGCGGCGCCGAAGCCCGGCCCGACGAAGCGGGCTCCGGCCAAGAAGGCCGCCACCCCCGCCGCCGCGAAGGCGGCCGCGGACGGCGCACCGACCGCCGGCCCGGCCAAAGAGGGCGGCCTGGCCGTCGACGAGCCGGTCGTGCTCGCGGACGGCGAAGAGGAAGAGTTCGCGTTCGACGAGGAAGAGGAGGAGTCCGAGGCGCTGAAGCAGGCGCGTAAGGACGCCGAGCTCACCGCGTCGGCCGACTCGGTCCGGGCCTACCTCAAGCAGATCGGTAAGGTCGCGCTGCTCAACGCGGAGGAGGAGGTCGACCTCGCCAAGCGGATCGAGGCCGGTCTCTACGCCGCCGAGCGGATGCGCCAGGGCGAGGACCGCGGCGAGAAGATGCCGCACCAGCTCCGCCGGGACCTGCTCTGGATCATCCGCGACGGCGAGCGCGCCAAGAACCACCTGCTGGAGGCCAACCTCCGCCTCGTGGTCTCGCTGGCCAAGCGCTACACCGGCCGCGGCATGGCCTTCCTCGACCTGATCCAGGAAGGCAACCTCGGTCTGATCCGCGCGGTCGAGAAGTTCGACTACACCAAGGGCTACAAGTTCTCCACGTACGCCACCTGGTGGATCCGGCAGGCGATCACCCGGGCGATGGCCGATCAGGCCCGCACCATCCGTATCCCGGTGCACATGGTCGAGGTCATCAACAAGCTCGGCCGCATACAGCGTGAGCTGCTCCAGGACCTGGGCCGCGAGCCCACGCCCGAAGAGCTCGCCAAGGAAATGGACATCACCCCGGAGAAGGTGCTGGAGATCCAGCAGTACGCCCGGGAGCCGATCTCGCTCGACCAGACCATCGGCGACGAGGGCGACAGCCAGCTCGGTGACTTCATCGAGGACTCCGAGGCCGTGGTCGCGGTCGACGCGGTCAGCTTCACGCTGCTGCAGGACCAGCTCCAGTCGGTGCTCCAGACGCTCTCCGAGCGCGAGGCCGGCGTCGTACGGCTCCGCTTCGGCCTGGCCGACGGCCAGCCCCGGACGCTCGACGAGATCGGCCAGGTCTACGGCGTGACCCGCGAGCGGATCCGCCAGATCGAGTCCAAGACGATGTCGAAGCTGCGCCACCCGTCGCGGTCGCAGGTGCTGCGCGACTACCTCGACTGA
- a CDS encoding YihY/virulence factor BrkB family protein, whose translation MLTLPAGRVARLRATVSRAARRALGPAFRPVANTLRLVLTTLRFIRSMLAKAWQDRILGLSAEAAFWQLLSVPPLFLAILGVLGYAGRWTGTDLVDRTESHALRLTARLVSPAVQHDVVTPIVGELLRHGRGDVATLALVLSLWAGSSSTATFVNTVSIAYGQRDLRGAVASRLMALWLYIFTLATAVVAVPLAILGPDFVVNRLPDGWHSAAEAVIRLVYWPLTVAIVFTALSAFYHYATPLRLRWRRALPGAALALLLFVGLSWVLRLYIGRLAGDMLLFSTLAAPIVALLYFYVLAFAVLLGAELNGTLEQEHPAGPRPRHLHRVAYLGRRIAAAFRGRRPPDPAELPPDEPGAEESNADEPRDEKTGTTEPARSAPAGATAAGHSPVGSDS comes from the coding sequence ATGCTCACACTTCCCGCCGGGCGCGTCGCGCGGTTGCGCGCGACGGTCTCGAGAGCTGCGCGACGCGCGCTCGGGCCCGCGTTCCGCCCGGTGGCGAACACTCTGCGTCTCGTCCTGACCACGCTGCGGTTCATCCGGTCGATGCTGGCGAAAGCGTGGCAGGACCGGATCCTCGGGCTCTCGGCCGAGGCCGCGTTCTGGCAGCTGCTGTCGGTGCCGCCGCTGTTCCTCGCGATCCTCGGTGTCCTCGGGTACGCCGGCCGGTGGACCGGCACCGACCTGGTCGACCGCACCGAGTCGCACGCGCTGCGGCTCACCGCCCGGCTGGTCAGCCCGGCGGTGCAGCACGACGTCGTGACGCCGATCGTCGGCGAGCTGCTGCGGCACGGACGCGGTGACGTGGCGACGCTCGCGCTCGTCCTGTCGCTCTGGGCCGGCTCGTCGTCGACGGCGACGTTCGTGAACACGGTGTCGATCGCGTACGGGCAACGGGATCTGCGGGGCGCGGTGGCGAGCCGCCTGATGGCGCTCTGGCTCTACATCTTCACGCTGGCCACCGCGGTGGTGGCGGTACCGCTGGCGATCCTCGGGCCCGACTTCGTGGTGAACCGGCTCCCCGACGGCTGGCACTCGGCGGCCGAGGCCGTGATCCGGCTGGTGTACTGGCCGCTGACGGTGGCGATCGTGTTCACCGCGCTGTCGGCGTTCTACCACTACGCGACGCCGCTGCGGCTGCGGTGGCGGCGGGCGCTGCCGGGGGCGGCGCTGGCCCTGCTGCTCTTCGTCGGGCTCTCGTGGGTGCTGCGGTTGTACATCGGCCGCCTGGCCGGCGACATGCTGCTGTTCTCGACGCTCGCGGCGCCGATCGTCGCGCTGCTGTACTTCTACGTGCTGGCGTTCGCGGTGCTGCTCGGCGCGGAGCTCAACGGCACGCTCGAGCAGGAGCACCCGGCCGGGCCCCGGCCCCGCCACCTGCACCGCGTGGCCTACCTGGGCCGCCGGATCGCCGCCGCGTTCCGCGGCCGCCGCCCGCCCGACCCGGCCGAACTCCCCCCGGACGAACCGGGCGCCGAGGAGTCGAACGCCGACGAACCCCGCGACGAGAAGACGGGCACCACCGAGCCGGCGCGTTCAGCGCCGGCCGGCGCCACCGCGGCGGGTCACTCGCCGGTGGGCAGCGACTCGTAG